One genomic region from SAR92 clade bacterium H455 encodes:
- the nusG gene encoding transcription termination/antitermination protein NusG produces MSMRWYVVHAYSGYEKKVSLALQDRIQMHNLQEKFGEILVPTEEVVEMRGGEKRTSERMFFPGYVLVQMELDDDTWHLVKETPRVMGFIGGKADKPAPITDKEADLILQRVHDSEEAPRPKTMFEPGELVRVTHGPFNDFNGTVEEVNYEKSRLRVAVSIFGRSTPVELEFTQVEKA; encoded by the coding sequence ATGTCGATGCGATGGTATGTGGTACATGCTTACTCAGGTTATGAGAAGAAAGTTTCCCTTGCGTTGCAGGATCGCATTCAGATGCATAACCTGCAGGAAAAGTTTGGCGAGATTTTAGTCCCTACCGAAGAAGTGGTAGAGATGCGCGGTGGCGAAAAGCGCACCAGCGAGAGAATGTTTTTTCCGGGTTATGTTCTGGTTCAGATGGAGCTGGATGACGATACATGGCACTTAGTAAAAGAAACGCCACGTGTTATGGGCTTTATCGGCGGCAAGGCAGATAAGCCTGCGCCAATCACTGATAAAGAAGCTGATTTAATTCTTCAGCGTGTACACGACTCTGAAGAAGCGCCGCGTCCGAAAACAATGTTTGAACCAGGTGAGTTGGTTCGCGTTACTCACGGGCCATTTAATGACTTCAACGGAACCGTTGAAGAGGTTAACTACGAGAAAAGCAGATTGCGTGTTGCGGTATCGATCTTCGGTCGTTCAACACCAGTCGAGTTGGAATTTACTCAGGTAGAAAAAGCCTAG
- the rplK gene encoding 50S ribosomal protein L11 codes for MAKKVTAYIKLQVPAGQANPSPPVGPALGQHGVNIMEFCKGFNAQTQGIEQGAPVPVVITVYADRSFTFEMKTPPASFLLKKAAGIKSGSGRPNTDKVGKVTREQLEEIVKTKEPDLTAASLDAAVRTIAGSARSMGLETEGV; via the coding sequence ATGGCTAAGAAAGTTACGGCTTATATCAAGCTGCAAGTGCCTGCAGGTCAGGCCAATCCAAGTCCCCCGGTTGGTCCAGCATTGGGTCAGCACGGCGTCAACATCATGGAATTCTGTAAGGGTTTTAACGCACAGACTCAGGGTATCGAGCAAGGCGCACCAGTGCCTGTTGTTATTACTGTTTACGCAGACAGAAGCTTCACCTTTGAAATGAAGACGCCCCCTGCGTCATTCCTTTTGAAGAAAGCAGCTGGTATCAAAAGCGGTAGTGGCCGTCCCAACACAGATAAAGTTGGCAAGGTGACTCGCGAGCAGTTAGAAGAAATTGTTAAGACAAAAGAACCCGACCTGACTGCAGCTAGTCTAGATGCAGCTGTTCGCACCATTGCCGGCTCAGCCCGTTCAATGGGCCTCGAAACGGAGGGTGTGTAA